In Silene latifolia isolate original U9 population chromosome X, ASM4854445v1, whole genome shotgun sequence, the following proteins share a genomic window:
- the LOC141619376 gene encoding uncharacterized protein LOC141619376 produces MARVRQDSGQCGGAWALAGDFNTVIDPNERLGANTRQADMDEFLDCIATCGVTDIAATGAYYTWTNKQEPLTRVFSRLNRFMVNQEWMNQFPNMMAHFHPEGLFDHCPCTVGNYEIGGGRRASFKYYNMWGKVDDFIPTVTEQWNKNYPGHKMFAVIKKLKALKPALKALNRSCYPDIVNNTLIAETRLQELQKQLATDIHNTELMQKEFQAAADLKKLSVARDSFLSQKAKSQWLEEGDSNTAYFHGAIKKRINMNKVIQIEDQYGNVCTESQTIQNAFLDYYQTLLGSNKPTEQVRQCVLNEGKFCTQDHALLLNAPVTNAEIKKNLL; encoded by the coding sequence ATGGCGAGAGTTAGACAAGATAGCGGTCAATGCGGTGGGGCTTGGGCTTTGGCAGGAGATTTTAACACTGTTATTGATCCTAATGAAAGACTGGGTGCTAACACCAGACAGGCTGATATGGATGAATTTTTGGACTGTATTGCTACCTGTGGTGTCACTGATATTGCTGCTACTGGAGCGTACTACACATGGACCAACAAACAGGAACCACTTACAAGAGTGTTTAGTCGGTTGAACAGGTTCATGGTTAATCAGGAGTGGATGAATCAGTTCCCTAATATGATGGCACACTTCCACCCGGAGGGTTTATTTGATCATTGCCCGTGTACTGTGGGCAACTATGAGATAGGGGGTGGCAGGAGAGCTAGTTTTAAGTACTACAATATGTGGGGCAAAGTAGACGATTTTATACCCACAGTTACTGAACAATGGAACAAAAACTACCCAGGGCATAAAATGTTTGCTGTCATTAAGAAACTGAAAGCTCTAAAACCTGCTTTGAAGGCACTGAATAGGAGTTGCTATCCTGATATTGTTAACAACACTCTAATCGCAGAAACCAGACTCCAGGAGTTGCAGAAACAGTTAGCCACTGATATCCACAATACTGAACTGATGCAGAAGGAATTTCAAGCTGCTGCTGATCTTAAGAAGTTGAGTGTGGCAAGAGACAGCTTCCTGAGTCAGAAAGCCAAGTCCCAGTGGCTAGAAGAGGGTGACAGTAACACTGCATACTTTCATGGAGCCATCAAGAAGAGAATTAATATGAATAAGGTGATTCAGATTGAAGATCAATATGGTAATGTATGTACTGAGAGCCAGACCATCCAAAATGCCTTTCTTGACTATTATCAAACTCTCCTAGGCAGCAATAAACCTACTGAGCAAGTGAGACAGTGTGTTCTAAATGAGGGGAAATTCTGTACTCAGGACCATGCACTGTTGTTAAATGCACCTGTCACTAATGCTGAAATCAAAAAAAATCTTCTTTGA
- the LOC141619377 gene encoding uncharacterized protein LOC141619377 has translation MPLYNILEIELFDCWGIDFMGPFSNSCDNEYILVAVDYVSKWIEAVASQTSDSKVMMKMFKSTIFPRFGTPRVVISDGGSHFRKSTFKSLLENHGVRHKTALAYHPQTSGKVEVSNRQIKAILEKVISKNRKDWSQKLPDVLWVLRTAYKTPLGTTPYKLVYGKACHLPVELEHKSWWALKEMNFDFDAAGEVRFLQMNELEELRLKAYES, from the coding sequence ATGCCCCTTTACAACATCCTTGAAATTGAGCTATTCGATTGTTGGggcatagacttcatgggaccattTTCCAACTCATGCGACAATGAATACATTTTAGTCGCCGTGGACTATGTTTCGAAGTGGATAGAGGCGGTTGCATCACAAACCAGTGACTCCAAGGTTATGATGAAGATGTTCAAAAGCACAATCTTCCCCCGGTTCGGAACTCCACGAGTTGTGATAAGTGATGGTGGCTCCCATTTCCGAAAGAGCACGTTCAAGTCATTGTTGGAAAATCACGGAGTGAGGCATAAGACCGCCCTTGCCTACCATCCACAAACTAGTGGGAAAGTGGAAGTGTCTAACCGGCAAATCAAGGCAATACTCGAAAAGGTGATAAGCAAAAATCGGAAAGATTGGTCACAAAAATTGCCGGATGTCTTATGGGTTCTCCGCACGGCATACAAAACACCTTTGGGAACCACACCCTACAAGCTTGTGTATGGCAAGGCTTGTCATTTGCCCGTTGAGTTGGAGCACAAGTCTTGGTGGGCTCTTaaagaaatgaattttgattttgatgCCGCCGGAGAAGTTCGATTCCTTCAAATGAATGAACTAGAAGAATTGAGGTTGAAAGCTTATGAGAGCTAA